In Agrococcus jenensis, the genomic window CGACTGGCGGCGTCGCTCACCGACATCGCCGGCGACCTGCGGGTGTGCGCGCGGATGTGGCGATCGGAGAGCCTGGTCTGAGCGTGTGCTGATGCGCGGCGTCGCCACCCCGCCCTAGGCTCGGCTCGTCGGCCGCGCACCCGGTCGGCACCGAGAAGGAGACCGACATGGCACGCCGCCCCCTCGCCGCTGCGCTCATCCTGGGCGCGAGCGCCCTCGCGCTCACCGGCTGCATCCCGATGCCGCCCGCGATCCCCGCGGCGCCTACGGGCTCGCCCATCGAGCCGGCCGACCCCGTCGACACCACCGAGGCGACCGAGCCGGCAGAGCCGAGCGAGACCGGCTCCTCGGAGGAGCCGTCGGAGCCCGCCGACGGCGCGTACGACTTCACGGTCGACGACGGCGCAGGGGACGTCTGGTCGTTCAGCGTCACGTCGCTCGAGGAGAACCCGCCGATGCAGTCGGGCGAGCCCGAGCCCGGCACCTACTTCGTCGGCATCCTCTTCGACGCCGAGCACCTCGAGGGATCGTTCGGCTTCAGCAGCTCGTTCGACATCTTCGTCGTGGGCAGCGACGGGGTCGAGTACGACTGGCGCGACACGATCGCGGTCACCGCGGAGGACGACGTCTTCTACGCCGACGAGCAGGCCTTCACGCAGGCCCGCGCGGTCGTGCAGCTGCCGGAGGGCGTCGAGCCCGCCCAGGTCATCCTGCGCTCTGCCTACGGCTACCCGGAGGTCCCCGAGACGGTCATCGACGTGGAGTGACCGCCGCGTCGCAGCATCCAGGGCGCCCGGGGAGACCCGGGCGCCCTGTCGCATGCGCGGGCGACGCGCCCGGCGGCGGGGACCGTTCGCGGTGAGCGCAGAGGGCTGCATGACGCGCCTCCGGTCGCTACCCTGGACGAGCCGGGCCGCGTAACCCCGGGCTCCAATATTCGCCGCTGCGAGCGGCCTTCCGCCGAGAGGCGTTTCGCGGCCCGGCCTTCGCATGTCCGGGGCCGTCGCCGTCGCCTTGAGCCGCTCATGCGCCCCCGTTCACCGGCTGTTCACCTGCGCGGGGCCTGGCCGCCACCCTGCCTGCCTACCGTGATCAGCGGTGCGCAAGCGTGCGCCAGACCCAGGGCGCTGCAGTCCCTGCACCGAACCACATTCCGAAAGGGAACACCGTGAAGTTCACGAAGCTCGGCCGCGCTGCGGTCGTCGCAGCAGCTGGCGCCATCCTGCTCAGCTCCTGCGCTGCCAACGAGCCGGCCGCGACCGCGCCGGCCGATGGCTCCGAGGCCCCCGCCGGGTCCACGCTCTCGGGCGACCTCGCCGGTGCCGGCGCGTCGTCGATGGGCGCAGCGCAGGAGGCCTGGATCGCCGGCTTCCAGGGCGAGAACGAGGACGTCAACATCACCTACGACCCCGCCGGCTCCGGCGCGGGCCGCGAGCAGTTCATCGCGGGCGGCGTCTCGTTCGCCGGCTCGGACGCCTACCTGGACGACGAGGAGCTCGCCGGCGAGTTCGCCGCGTGCGTGCCGGACACGCTCCCGGTCGACCTGCCGGTCTACATCTCCCCGATCGCCGTGATCTTCAACGTCGAGGGCGTCGACTCGCTCAACATGGACGCGTCGACGATCGCGAAGATCTTCTCGGGCCAGATCACGAACTGGAACGACGAGGCGATCGCCTCGCAGAACGAGGGCGTCACGCTGCCGGACGCGACCATCACGGCCGTGCACCGCTCGGACGACTCGGGCACCACCGAGAACTTCACGCAGTACCTCACGGCGACCGCCGAGTCCGACTGGACCGAGGGTGAGTTCGAGACGTGGCCCGCCTCCTACGGCGGCGAGGGTGCGCAGGGCACCTCGGGCGTCGTCGATGCCGTCTCGAACGGCACGAACACGATCGGCTACGCCGACGCGTCGCGCGCCGGCGAGCTGGGCACGGTCGCGCTGCAGGTCGGCGAGGAGTACGTGCCGTTCACGGCCGACGCCGCTGCTGCCGCGGTCGACGCGTCGCCGCGCGTCGAGGGCCGTCACGAGGGTGACATCGCGGTCGAGCTCGACCGCACGTCGACCGAGGCCGGGGTCTACCCGCTCGTGCTCATCTCCTACGCGATCGCCTGCACGGACTACGCGGACGACGCCGAGGCCGAGCTCGTCAAGGGCTACCTGAGCTACATCGCCTCGGCGGAGGGCCAGGAGGCCGGCCAGGCCAACGCCGGCAACGCGCCGATCTCCGACGAGCTCCGCGAGGAGATCCTCGCGGTCGTCGACACGATCCAGTAGGACAGACTGATCAGCGCAGCGCTCGCGCTGCACTCGTCCGGCCGGGGCGCTCGATCGCCCCGGCCGGACGCCTGCCCGGCCCCTTCCCGAATCCACTGGGAGCCCCATGACCACCGCAGCACAGGCCGCGCCTCGCGCCGCAGCTCCGAAGCGCCCCGCCGACATCATCTTCAAGGCCACCTCGACGACCGCGGGCGTGCTCATCCTCGTCGCGCTCGCAGGCGTCGCGATCTTCCTCGTCGCGCAGGCGGTGCCCGCGATCATCGGCCCGCTGCCGGATGACGACAGCTTCCTCGCCTGGGTCTGGCCGCTCACCTTCGGCACGGTCTGGTCTGCGTTCCTCGCCATGCTCATGGCCGTGCCGCTCGCCATCGCGATCGCGCTCTTCATCACGCACTTCGCCCCGCGCCGCCTCGCGCAGGGCCTGGGCTACCTCATCGACCTGCTGGCGGCCATCCCCTCCGTGATCTACGGCCTGTGGGGCATCACGGTGCTCGCGCCGTTCATGCAGCCCGCGTACATCTGGCTCGCCGAGAACCTGAGCTGGATCCCGCTCTTCACGCCGCCCGCATCGGGCACCGGTCGCACGATCTTCACGGCTGCCATCGTGCTCGCGGTCATGGTGCTGCCGATCATCACCGCGCTCTGCCGCGAGATCTTCCTGCAGACGCCGCGCCTCAACGAGGAGGCGGCGCTCGCGCTCGGCGCGACCCGCTGGGAGATGATCACGATGTCGGTGCTGCCGCACGGCCGCTCCGGCATCATCGCCTCCTCGATCCTCGGCCTCGGCCGCGCGCTCGGCGAGACGATGGCCGTCGCGATGGTCCTCGCGTCGGCCGGCGCCGTCACCTTCGTGGTGGTCGGCTCGCAGAACCCCTCGACGATCGCGGCGAACATCGCCCTGCGGTTCCCCGAGGCGCACGGCATCACCGTCAACATGCTGATCGGGTCCGGCCTCGTGCTGTTCGCGATCACGCTCGTCGTCAACGGCGTCTCGCGGTGGATCATCGCGAAGACGACCGTGGACGGAGGCAGGTAGACCATGACCACCACGATCACCGCTCCCCGCCGCGAGGCGAACAACCCGCTGACCGCGGGGCAGCTGCCGAAGTGGGGCCCGTGGGCCCTGCTCGGTGTCGCGCTCGTCGTCGGCGGGGCCGTCTCGGCGCTCGTCGCCGGCGCGAGCGGCACCGGCTTCAGCCTCGTCTCGACCGTCATCATCGGCTTCGTGCTCTACCTGGTCTCGATCACCGTGGTCAGCCAGCTCATCGAGGGCGGGCGCAAGGCCACCGACCGGCTCGTCACGGGCGTCGTGCTCGGCGCGTTCCTGCTCGCGCTCGTGCCGCTCATCTCGCTGATCTCCACCGTGCTCGTCAACGGCCTCGCGCGCTTCGACATCCAGTTCTTCACCTACACGATGCGCAACGTGGTGGGCGAGGGCGGCGGCGTGCTGCACGCGATCGTCGGCACGGTGCTCGTCACGCTGTGGGCGACGATCATCTCGGTGCCGGTCGGCATCTTCACCGCCATCTACCTCGTCGAGTACGGCCGCGGCCGCCTCTCGCAGGCCATCACGTTCTTCGTCGACGTCATGACGGGCATCCCCTCGATCGTCGCGGGCCTGTTCGCCTACGCGCTGTTCGCGCTCTTCGCGGGGGAGGGCGTGCGCAGCGGCTTCGGCGGCGCGGTGGCGCTCAGCCTGCTGATGATCCCGACCGTCGTGCGCTCGACGGAGGAGATGCTCAAGCTCGTGCCGAACGACCTGCGGGAGGCGTCGCTCGCCCTCGGCGTGCCGAAGTGGCTGACGATCGCGAAGGTCGTGCTGCCCACGGCGCTCGCCGGCATCGTCACCGGCGTCACGCTCGCCATCGCCCGCGTCATCGGCGAGACGGCGCCGCTGCTCATCATCGCCGGGTTCACCACGAACATGAACTACAACGTGTTCGACGGCCGCATGATGACGCTGCCGGTGTTCGCGTTCAACCAGTACGTCAGCCCAGGCGTGCAGGAGCAGGCCTACTTCGACCGAGCGTGGGCGGCCGCGCTCGTGCTCATCCTCATCGTCATGCTGCTCAACATCGGCGCGCGCCTCATCGCGCACTTCTTCGCGCCGAAGTCCGGAAGGTAAGGAACATGTCCAAGCGCATCGAGATCAACGACCTCGACGTCTACTACGGCGACTTCAAGGCCGTGGAGGGAGTCTCGGTCGAGATCGAGCCCCGCAGCGTCACCGCCTTCATCGGCCCCTCGGGCTGCGGCAAGTCGACCGTGCTCCGCACGCTCAACCGCATGCACGAGGTCATCTCGGGCGCCTGGGTCGACGGCGAGGTGCTGCTCGACGGCGCCAACCTGTACGGCCCCGGCGTCGACCCGGTGAACGTGCGCCGGCAGATCGGCATGGTGTTCCAGCGCCCGAACCCGTTCCCGACGATGACGATCCGCGAGAACGTGCTCGCCGGCGTGATGCTCAACAACCGGCGGATGTCGAAGGGCG contains:
- a CDS encoding phosphate ABC transporter substrate-binding protein PstS, translating into MKFTKLGRAAVVAAAGAILLSSCAANEPAATAPADGSEAPAGSTLSGDLAGAGASSMGAAQEAWIAGFQGENEDVNITYDPAGSGAGREQFIAGGVSFAGSDAYLDDEELAGEFAACVPDTLPVDLPVYISPIAVIFNVEGVDSLNMDASTIAKIFSGQITNWNDEAIASQNEGVTLPDATITAVHRSDDSGTTENFTQYLTATAESDWTEGEFETWPASYGGEGAQGTSGVVDAVSNGTNTIGYADASRAGELGTVALQVGEEYVPFTADAAAAAVDASPRVEGRHEGDIAVELDRTSTEAGVYPLVLISYAIACTDYADDAEAELVKGYLSYIASAEGQEAGQANAGNAPISDELREEILAVVDTIQ
- the pstC gene encoding phosphate ABC transporter permease subunit PstC, whose protein sequence is MTTAAQAAPRAAAPKRPADIIFKATSTTAGVLILVALAGVAIFLVAQAVPAIIGPLPDDDSFLAWVWPLTFGTVWSAFLAMLMAVPLAIAIALFITHFAPRRLAQGLGYLIDLLAAIPSVIYGLWGITVLAPFMQPAYIWLAENLSWIPLFTPPASGTGRTIFTAAIVLAVMVLPIITALCREIFLQTPRLNEEAALALGATRWEMITMSVLPHGRSGIIASSILGLGRALGETMAVAMVLASAGAVTFVVVGSQNPSTIAANIALRFPEAHGITVNMLIGSGLVLFAITLVVNGVSRWIIAKTTVDGGR
- the pstA gene encoding phosphate ABC transporter permease PstA; its protein translation is MTTTITAPRREANNPLTAGQLPKWGPWALLGVALVVGGAVSALVAGASGTGFSLVSTVIIGFVLYLVSITVVSQLIEGGRKATDRLVTGVVLGAFLLALVPLISLISTVLVNGLARFDIQFFTYTMRNVVGEGGGVLHAIVGTVLVTLWATIISVPVGIFTAIYLVEYGRGRLSQAITFFVDVMTGIPSIVAGLFAYALFALFAGEGVRSGFGGAVALSLLMIPTVVRSTEEMLKLVPNDLREASLALGVPKWLTIAKVVLPTALAGIVTGVTLAIARVIGETAPLLIIAGFTTNMNYNVFDGRMMTLPVFAFNQYVSPGVQEQAYFDRAWAAALVLILIVMLLNIGARLIAHFFAPKSGR